A DNA window from Stutzerimonas stutzeri contains the following coding sequences:
- a CDS encoding carbamoyltransferase family protein, with protein sequence MALTILGLSGALSHDPSAALYIDGKLIAAVEEERFVRDKHAKNRMPYESAKFCLEQAGINPADVDVVAIPFAPISIFEKARWHYAKRYWYAPDRALDAILMGNRRYYRYKKRIEWCLQQLGFDLKKVKLQPVEHHLAHASSAYHCSGFTEKTAILGIDGKGEYATTFFGYGENGKIHKIKEFYDPDSLGGLYGAITEYLGFEMLDGEFKVMGMAPYGDAARYDFSRLAKFENGELTINTDYANVIGFRRYKEKGKGYYFSPKLIEWLGPKREGDIADDPYIHYAAAMQALFEKLALEMMDYYLGDIIKQTGKIAFAGGCALNVKLNQKIIARNEVKELFVQPASGDAGTAVGAAAYVSHQRGVPVEKMEHVYLGPSYSNEDVIAACARHPNKPVWQQIDDVPQRIAKIMVEGNPVAWFQGRMEFGPRALGGRSIIGCPSIPGVADRINEQIKFRERWRPFCPSMLDTVASQMLKVDHPSPFMTFTFEVNEGWKERVGEVVHEDGTSRAQVLERRHNPRWYDLMLALEKLTGNGVSLNTSLNRRGEPMICSPTDALNMFYGSDLQYLIMEDVLVVKGDAEERLCV encoded by the coding sequence GTGGCATTGACGATTCTCGGCCTTTCCGGCGCCCTCAGTCATGATCCTTCCGCCGCCCTTTACATCGACGGCAAGCTGATCGCCGCCGTTGAAGAAGAGCGCTTCGTGCGCGACAAGCATGCCAAGAACCGCATGCCCTATGAGTCCGCGAAGTTCTGCCTGGAGCAGGCTGGCATCAATCCGGCGGATGTCGACGTGGTGGCGATCCCCTTCGCACCCATCAGCATCTTCGAGAAGGCACGCTGGCACTATGCCAAGCGTTACTGGTATGCGCCCGACCGCGCGCTGGATGCCATCCTTATGGGCAACCGCCGCTACTACCGCTACAAGAAGCGCATTGAGTGGTGTCTGCAGCAGCTCGGCTTCGATCTTAAAAAGGTCAAGCTGCAGCCGGTTGAGCATCACCTGGCCCATGCCTCTAGCGCTTACCACTGCTCCGGATTTACCGAGAAGACTGCGATCCTCGGTATCGATGGTAAGGGAGAGTACGCCACTACCTTCTTCGGCTATGGTGAAAACGGAAAGATCCACAAGATCAAGGAGTTCTACGATCCGGACTCCTTGGGTGGGCTGTATGGCGCGATCACCGAATACCTCGGCTTCGAGATGCTCGACGGCGAGTTCAAGGTGATGGGCATGGCGCCCTATGGCGACGCCGCCAGGTACGATTTCTCGCGACTGGCCAAATTCGAGAACGGCGAGCTGACCATTAATACCGACTACGCGAATGTCATCGGCTTCCGTCGCTACAAGGAGAAGGGCAAGGGCTACTACTTCTCGCCGAAGCTGATCGAATGGCTGGGACCCAAGCGCGAAGGCGATATCGCCGACGACCCCTACATTCATTACGCGGCTGCCATGCAAGCGCTTTTCGAGAAGCTAGCGCTGGAGATGATGGATTATTATCTGGGGGACATCATCAAGCAGACCGGCAAGATTGCCTTTGCGGGCGGCTGCGCCCTGAACGTCAAGCTCAACCAGAAGATCATTGCCCGTAACGAGGTCAAGGAGCTCTTCGTCCAACCCGCGTCTGGTGATGCCGGTACCGCGGTTGGTGCTGCAGCCTATGTTTCGCACCAACGCGGCGTTCCCGTTGAAAAGATGGAGCACGTCTACCTTGGGCCGTCCTACTCGAACGAAGACGTGATCGCGGCCTGCGCTCGTCATCCGAACAAGCCCGTATGGCAGCAAATCGACGATGTACCTCAGCGCATAGCGAAAATCATGGTTGAGGGGAACCCGGTCGCCTGGTTTCAAGGCCGTATGGAGTTCGGCCCGCGCGCCCTTGGCGGGCGGTCTATTATCGGTTGCCCGAGCATCCCTGGCGTCGCTGATCGGATTAATGAACAGATCAAGTTTCGCGAGCGCTGGAGACCCTTCTGCCCGTCCATGCTCGATACCGTTGCGTCGCAGATGCTCAAGGTCGACCATCCGAGCCCATTTATGACATTTACCTTCGAGGTCAACGAGGGCTGGAAGGAGCGTGTCGGTGAGGTCGTTCATGAAGACGGCACCTCCCGCGCCCAGGTACTGGAGCGCCGGCATAATCCGCGCTGGTACGACCTGATGCTGGCGCTGGAGAAGCTCACCGGCAATGGCGTGTCGCTCAATACGTCTTTGAATCGCCGCGGTGAGCCGATGATCTGCTCACCGACCGATGCGCTGAACATGTTCTATGGCTCGGATCTGCAGTACCTGATCATGGAGGATGTGCTGGTGGTCAAGGGTGACGCCGAGGAACGCCTTTGTGTCTGA
- a CDS encoding lipopolysaccharide kinase InaA family protein, translating into MRLSDLPGTGRQPSCPVQVVLPDSSVLNIERWLRILPGQRYVGRAEWNGRAVLAKLMVGSKAQRHYQAERGGAQRLAEQHLPTPALLAEGWHQGEGGWLIFDWIDDAESLWAAWRVVEPEKLLSQGQQSVLGEALELIARMHARGLWQADLHLDNLLRAGGRLYVVDGGGVKVETPGAPLSRQRVLENLGVFFAQLPAEIEPFIEELLVHYLLANSEHALPLEALLKEVHKTRVWRLNDYLKKVTRDCSLFSAHIGAFGAQVVRREEQAALQAVLGDPNACLAKGVLLKDGGSATVARVASNGRSLLIKRYNIKNPLHWLKRFWRPSRAWHSWVEGNRLDFLGIATPRLLAVIERRWLWMRGPAWLITELLQGEDIISRFQPYLDACPPEPELSALDQLFNALIRERISHGDLKGHNLFWEQDRWTLIDLDAVQQHSNDASFARAYAKDRARFLRNWPIDSALYRLLDQRLPAVPGTRIED; encoded by the coding sequence ATGAGGTTGTCCGACCTGCCCGGCACCGGGCGCCAGCCATCCTGCCCGGTGCAAGTTGTGCTGCCTGACAGCAGTGTGCTGAACATTGAACGCTGGCTACGGATTCTGCCTGGCCAGCGATATGTCGGGCGTGCCGAGTGGAATGGTCGCGCGGTGTTGGCCAAGCTGATGGTTGGCAGCAAGGCGCAGCGTCATTATCAGGCCGAGCGAGGCGGGGCCCAGCGCCTCGCCGAGCAACACCTACCGACGCCCGCTCTGTTGGCTGAGGGCTGGCATCAAGGCGAGGGTGGTTGGCTGATTTTCGATTGGATCGATGACGCTGAAAGCCTCTGGGCTGCCTGGCGCGTCGTGGAGCCTGAAAAGCTGCTTTCGCAGGGGCAGCAAAGCGTGCTTGGCGAGGCGCTCGAACTGATTGCCAGGATGCATGCGCGCGGCCTCTGGCAAGCCGATCTGCACCTCGATAACCTGCTGCGGGCAGGCGGGCGGCTCTACGTGGTCGATGGTGGCGGTGTGAAGGTGGAGACGCCTGGCGCCCCGCTATCCCGGCAAAGAGTGTTGGAAAATCTTGGCGTCTTCTTTGCTCAGTTGCCGGCAGAGATCGAGCCCTTCATTGAAGAGCTGCTGGTGCACTACCTGCTTGCCAATAGCGAGCATGCCTTGCCGCTAGAGGCGCTGCTCAAGGAAGTTCACAAGACCCGCGTCTGGCGTCTAAACGATTATCTTAAGAAGGTAACGCGCGATTGCAGCCTGTTCAGCGCGCACATCGGCGCCTTCGGCGCGCAAGTGGTTCGTCGCGAAGAGCAGGCAGCATTGCAGGCGGTGCTCGGTGATCCCAATGCATGCCTAGCCAAAGGCGTTCTGTTGAAAGACGGCGGTAGTGCGACGGTCGCCAGGGTGGCGTCGAACGGCCGATCACTACTGATCAAGCGCTACAACATCAAGAATCCACTGCATTGGCTCAAGCGCTTCTGGCGCCCGAGTCGGGCCTGGCATAGCTGGGTCGAAGGCAATCGCCTCGATTTTCTGGGAATTGCCACACCGCGCCTGCTGGCTGTAATCGAGCGCCGCTGGCTGTGGATGCGCGGCCCTGCGTGGCTGATTACCGAATTACTGCAGGGTGAAGATATAATCTCGCGTTTTCAGCCGTACCTGGATGCTTGCCCGCCCGAGCCGGAGCTATCCGCTCTGGATCAACTGTTTAACGCGCTGATTCGCGAGCGCATCAGCCACGGCGATCTTAAAGGACATAACCTGTTCTGGGAGCAGGATCGCTGGACCCTGATCGACCTTGATGCTGTGCAGCAACACAGTAACGATGCCAGCTTCGCACGTGCCTATGCCAAGGATCGTGCACGCTTTCTGCGTAACTGGCCGATCGATAGCGCCCTGTATCGGCTGCTTGACCAACGTTTACCCGCGGTGCCCGGCACCCGTATCGAAGATTAA
- the rfaP gene encoding lipopolysaccharide core heptose(I) kinase RfaP, whose translation MRLILSEPFKSLWHGKDPFMEVERLQGQVYRELEGRRTLRTEVAGRGYFVKIHRGIGWGEIAKNLLTAKAPVLGAGQEWRALQRLHQAGVPTMTAVAYGERGGNPATQHSFIITEELAPTVSLEDFAADWPENPPAPALKRALIAEVARMAGTMHRAGVNHRDFYICHFLLHTDRPVTASDFRLSLIDLHRAQTRSQTPRRWRNKDLAGLYFSALEIGLTRGDKLRFLRDYFKRPLREILSDEASLLVWLQQRAEKLLGRKQRYGGAL comes from the coding sequence ATGCGACTGATCTTATCGGAGCCTTTCAAGAGCCTCTGGCACGGCAAGGATCCCTTCATGGAGGTGGAGCGACTGCAGGGTCAGGTCTACCGCGAGCTGGAAGGTCGTCGCACGCTGCGTACCGAAGTGGCCGGGCGCGGTTACTTCGTCAAGATTCATCGCGGTATCGGCTGGGGCGAAATCGCCAAGAACCTGCTGACGGCAAAGGCTCCCGTACTTGGCGCTGGCCAGGAGTGGCGAGCTTTACAGCGCCTGCATCAGGCTGGCGTGCCGACCATGACCGCGGTCGCCTATGGCGAGCGTGGCGGCAATCCGGCGACCCAGCATTCGTTCATTATCACCGAAGAGCTGGCACCCACCGTCAGCCTCGAAGATTTTGCCGCCGACTGGCCGGAAAATCCGCCTGCGCCTGCGCTCAAGCGTGCCCTGATCGCCGAGGTCGCAAGGATGGCCGGCACCATGCACCGCGCCGGGGTCAATCATCGCGATTTCTACATCTGCCACTTTCTGCTGCATACCGACAGGCCAGTAACGGCGAGCGATTTCCGCCTGTCGCTGATCGACCTGCACCGAGCACAAACTCGTAGCCAGACGCCTCGCCGCTGGCGCAACAAGGACTTGGCCGGGTTGTATTTCTCGGCACTTGAGATTGGCTTGACTCGCGGCGACAAGCTGCGTTTTCTACGTGACTATTTCAAGCGACCATTGCGTGAAATTCTAAGCGATGAGGCGTCGCTGCTGGTCTGGCTGCAGCAGCGGGCGGAAAAGCTGCTGGGACGCAAGCAGCGTTACGGGGGAGCGCTTTGA
- the ilvE gene encoding branched-chain-amino-acid transaminase, translated as MSMADRDGVIWYDGELVQWRDATTHVLTHTLHYGMGVFEGVRAYNTPDGTAIFRLQAHTDRLFDSAHIMNMPMPYSKEEINEATRAAVRENNLESAYIRPMVFYGSEGMGLRASGLKVHVIVAAWHWGAYMGDEALELGIKVRTSSFTRHHVNITMTRAKSNGAYINSMLALQEAISGGADEALMLDPEGYVAEGSGENIFIIKDGVIYTPEVTACLNGITRGTVLTLAAEHGVKVVEKRITRDEVYIADEAFFTGTAAEVTPIREVDGRAIGIGRRGPITEKLQKAYFDLVSGKTADHAEWRTLVK; from the coding sequence ATGTCGATGGCCGATCGTGATGGCGTCATCTGGTATGACGGCGAACTGGTGCAGTGGCGCGATGCGACCACCCATGTGTTGACCCATACCCTGCACTACGGCATGGGCGTATTTGAAGGCGTGCGTGCCTACAACACACCGGACGGTACGGCGATCTTCCGTCTGCAGGCGCACACCGACCGCCTGTTCGATTCGGCACACATCATGAACATGCCGATGCCGTACTCGAAGGAAGAGATCAACGAAGCGACCCGCGCCGCGGTGCGCGAGAACAACCTGGAAAGCGCCTACATCCGCCCGATGGTGTTCTACGGAAGCGAAGGCATGGGCCTGCGCGCCAGCGGCCTGAAAGTGCATGTGATCGTGGCGGCCTGGCATTGGGGCGCCTACATGGGCGACGAAGCGCTGGAACTGGGCATCAAGGTGCGCACCAGCTCCTTCACCCGCCACCACGTCAACATCACCATGACCCGCGCCAAGTCCAACGGTGCCTACATCAACTCGATGCTGGCCCTGCAGGAAGCCATCTCCGGCGGCGCCGACGAGGCGCTGATGCTGGATCCGGAAGGTTACGTGGCCGAGGGTTCGGGCGAGAACATCTTCATCATCAAGGACGGCGTGATCTACACCCCGGAAGTCACCGCCTGCCTCAACGGGATCACCCGCGGCACGGTCCTGACCCTGGCCGCCGAACACGGCGTGAAGGTGGTCGAGAAGCGCATTACCCGCGATGAGGTCTACATCGCCGACGAAGCCTTCTTCACCGGCACCGCTGCAGAAGTGACGCCGATCCGCGAGGTTGACGGGCGCGCCATCGGTATTGGCCGTCGCGGTCCGATCACCGAAAAACTGCAGAAAGCCTATTTCGATCTGGTCTCCGGCAAGACCGCTGACCACGCCGAATGGCGGACTCTGGTCAAGTAA
- the waaC gene encoding lipopolysaccharide heptosyltransferase I, with translation MKVLLVKTSSLGDVVHTLPALTDAQRALPGIRFDWVVEEGFAEIPAWHPAVAQVIPVAIRRWRKHPIDTLRSGEWQRFKARLRESRYDLVIDAQGLLKSAWLTRYVKAPVAGLDRESAREPLATRFYDRCYAVPRDQHALERVRQLFAQALGYPLPEGIADYGLNREQMAAPSDQPYLLFLHGTTWPSKHWPEAYWRELAERMSDFGWAIRLPWGNAEEKARAERIVSGIASAAVLPKLNLAGVARVIAGARACVAVDTGLGHLAAALDVPSISLYGPTLPGRVGAYGRSQVHLCASGPNAGRGDRHKPCFDDLRPERVVTELKALLRAPESV, from the coding sequence TTGAAGGTTCTGCTGGTCAAGACTTCCTCGCTGGGTGACGTCGTGCATACCCTGCCGGCGCTGACCGATGCGCAGCGGGCACTGCCCGGCATCCGGTTCGACTGGGTGGTGGAGGAGGGCTTCGCCGAGATTCCAGCCTGGCACCCGGCGGTGGCGCAGGTGATTCCGGTGGCGATTCGCCGTTGGCGCAAGCACCCGATCGATACCCTGCGCAGTGGTGAGTGGCAGCGCTTCAAGGCGCGTCTGCGCGAAAGCCGTTACGACCTGGTGATCGATGCCCAGGGCTTGCTCAAGAGCGCTTGGCTGACCCGCTACGTCAAGGCGCCTGTCGCCGGCTTGGATCGTGAATCCGCACGCGAGCCGCTGGCGACAAGGTTTTACGATCGCTGCTACGCCGTGCCGCGTGATCAGCACGCCTTGGAGCGGGTGCGCCAGCTGTTCGCGCAGGCCCTCGGTTATCCGCTGCCGGAGGGCATTGCCGACTATGGCCTGAATCGGGAGCAGATGGCTGCGCCGAGCGATCAGCCTTATCTGCTATTTCTGCATGGCACCACCTGGCCGAGCAAGCACTGGCCGGAAGCTTACTGGCGCGAGCTGGCCGAGCGCATGAGCGATTTCGGCTGGGCGATCCGCCTGCCCTGGGGCAATGCCGAGGAAAAGGCGCGGGCCGAGCGTATCGTCAGCGGCATTGCCAGCGCCGCGGTGCTGCCAAAGCTCAATCTCGCTGGTGTCGCCCGGGTGATCGCCGGTGCGCGCGCGTGCGTCGCGGTGGATACCGGTCTCGGTCATCTGGCCGCGGCGCTGGATGTGCCGAGCATTTCCCTTTATGGTCCGACCCTGCCCGGGCGGGTCGGTGCCTACGGGCGCTCGCAGGTGCACCTGTGCGCCAGCGGGCCGAATGCCGGTCGCGGTGATCGGCATAAGCCCTGTTTCGACGATCTGCGCCCTGAGCGTGTCGTCACCGAATTGAAAGCCCTGCTGCGGGCCCCGGAGTCCGTCTGA
- a CDS encoding lipopolysaccharide kinase InaA family protein codes for MAGWALDPAYADLRDDFGSLESVFALSGERLTRDPLSEVIRVERNGVRYYVKRYSGAGKGLRRFVGRPRVKAEWQNLMLFRRWGIPTAPIVAYGLERRAGAFVRGALITRELEQTDDLAMLATTHDARLRDPDWVQAISLQLARSTRALHERGFAHNDLKWRNLLVDPQRRLYLIDCPTGAFWHGPFLQRRIVKDLACLDKVAKYQLTRTQRLRFYLQYCQRPRLAAQDKPRIRQILDYFQGRE; via the coding sequence ATGGCGGGCTGGGCCCTGGACCCTGCCTACGCCGATCTACGGGACGATTTCGGCAGTCTGGAAAGCGTGTTCGCCTTGTCGGGCGAGCGTTTGACCCGTGACCCGCTATCGGAGGTCATTCGTGTCGAGCGCAATGGTGTGCGTTATTACGTCAAGCGATACTCTGGTGCGGGTAAGGGGTTGCGGCGATTTGTCGGCAGGCCGCGGGTGAAGGCCGAGTGGCAGAACCTGATGCTATTCCGTCGCTGGGGTATTCCGACGGCGCCAATCGTGGCCTACGGGCTGGAGCGGCGGGCTGGTGCTTTCGTGCGAGGTGCGTTGATCACGCGCGAGCTGGAACAGACCGACGATCTGGCGATGCTTGCCACTACTCATGATGCCCGCCTTCGTGATCCCGATTGGGTGCAGGCTATCAGTCTGCAGCTGGCGCGTTCGACTCGAGCATTGCATGAGCGAGGCTTTGCTCATAATGATCTGAAATGGCGCAACCTGCTGGTCGATCCGCAGCGTCGTCTGTACCTGATCGATTGCCCGACCGGCGCGTTTTGGCACGGCCCGTTTCTACAGCGGCGTATCGTCAAGGACCTGGCTTGCCTGGACAAGGTGGCCAAGTATCAGCTCACTCGCACTCAGCGGCTGAGGTTCTACTTGCAGTACTGCCAGCGTCCACGGCTGGCAGCCCAGGATAAGCCACGTATCCGGCAGATCTTGGATTACTTCCAGGGACGAGAATGA
- the waaF gene encoding lipopolysaccharide heptosyltransferase II: MNILIVGPSWVGDMVMAQTLFVCLKQRHPDCQIDVLAPEWSRPILERMPEVRQALSFPLGHGVLDMATRRKVAQSLRGQYDQAILLPNSLKSALVPFFAGIPKRTGWRGEMRFGLLNDIRKLDKQRYPLMIERFMALAFEPGSELPKPYPNPSLRIDAETRDTALARFSLSLDRPVLALCPGAEFGESKRWPAEHFAKVAELKIREGWQVWLFGSKNDHPVGEEILERLIPGLREEAVNLAGETSLAEAIDLLSCADAVVSNDSGLMHVSAALGRPLVAVYGSTSPMFTPPLSEQVEVVRLGLDCSPCFERTCRFGHNNCMRELKPRAVIEALDRLVPQSLEVR; the protein is encoded by the coding sequence ATGAATATTCTGATTGTGGGACCCAGCTGGGTTGGCGACATGGTGATGGCGCAGACGCTGTTCGTCTGCCTGAAACAGCGCCATCCCGACTGTCAGATCGACGTGCTGGCGCCCGAATGGAGTCGGCCGATTCTCGAGCGCATGCCCGAGGTGCGCCAGGCGCTTAGCTTTCCGCTCGGTCATGGTGTGCTCGACATGGCAACCCGGCGCAAGGTCGCGCAAAGCCTGCGCGGTCAGTACGACCAGGCGATCCTGTTGCCCAACTCGCTGAAGTCAGCGCTGGTGCCGTTCTTCGCTGGGATCCCCAAGCGCACCGGCTGGCGCGGCGAAATGCGTTTCGGCCTGCTCAACGACATCCGTAAGCTCGACAAGCAGCGCTACCCACTGATGATCGAGCGTTTCATGGCGCTGGCGTTCGAGCCGGGTAGCGAGCTGCCCAAGCCCTATCCGAACCCCTCGCTGCGCATCGACGCCGAAACACGCGACACGGCGCTGGCGCGCTTCAGCCTGAGCCTCGATCGGCCGGTGCTGGCGCTCTGTCCGGGTGCCGAATTCGGTGAGTCCAAGCGCTGGCCGGCCGAACACTTCGCCAAGGTCGCCGAGCTGAAGATTCGCGAGGGTTGGCAGGTCTGGCTGTTCGGCTCGAAGAACGATCACCCGGTGGGTGAGGAAATTCTCGAACGGCTGATCCCGGGCCTGCGCGAGGAAGCGGTGAACCTGGCCGGCGAAACCAGCCTGGCCGAGGCGATCGATCTGCTCTCCTGCGCCGACGCGGTGGTGTCCAATGACTCCGGTTTGATGCACGTGTCGGCGGCGCTTGGGCGACCGTTGGTGGCTGTCTATGGCTCGACCTCGCCAATGTTCACCCCGCCACTTTCCGAGCAGGTCGAAGTGGTGCGTCTGGGCCTCGACTGCAGCCCCTGTTTCGAACGCACCTGCCGCTTTGGCCACAACAACTGCATGCGTGAGCTGAAGCCGCGCGCGGTGATCGAGGCGCTGGATCGCCTGGTCCCGCAGTCGCTCGAGGTACGCTGA
- a CDS encoding lipopolysaccharide kinase InaA family protein: MTDFIAESDRPLLECSGMSHFDELWAVQLEAVDEPNIERGGWSSVFRLELDGAAFYLKRQSNHLTRSLTHPFGEPTFAREFRNIRRYAQLGVPALQASFFGQRKVAGEQRAILLTRALDGWTDLEGWLSQWPQLAESQRQAILHATGELARTLHRAGQMHGCFYPKHIFLREQAGSWQACLIDLEKTRPLLFGQRDRIKDLEPLVRRAAGIGDDGVRSLLSTYLDDHRLLDIWVQHLGRRRRAKEARG; the protein is encoded by the coding sequence ATGACTGATTTCATAGCTGAGTCCGATCGCCCGTTACTCGAGTGCAGCGGCATGAGCCACTTCGATGAGCTCTGGGCTGTACAGCTCGAGGCGGTGGATGAGCCAAATATCGAACGTGGAGGATGGAGTAGCGTTTTCCGGCTCGAACTTGACGGTGCGGCCTTTTACCTCAAGCGGCAGAGCAACCATCTTACCCGCAGCCTGACCCATCCATTCGGTGAGCCCACCTTCGCCCGCGAATTTCGCAACATACGCCGCTACGCCCAGCTCGGTGTGCCCGCATTGCAGGCGAGTTTCTTCGGACAGCGCAAGGTGGCCGGCGAGCAGCGCGCCATTCTGTTGACACGTGCACTCGATGGTTGGACGGATCTGGAGGGCTGGCTGAGCCAGTGGCCTCAGCTGGCCGAGTCGCAGCGCCAAGCGATCCTCCATGCAACGGGTGAGTTGGCACGCACCCTTCACCGGGCCGGGCAAATGCATGGATGTTTCTATCCCAAGCATATTTTTCTTCGAGAGCAGGCAGGTAGCTGGCAGGCGTGCCTGATCGACCTGGAGAAGACGAGGCCTCTGCTGTTCGGCCAGCGTGACCGGATCAAGGATCTTGAGCCTCTTGTACGCCGCGCTGCCGGTATTGGCGACGACGGTGTGCGCTCTCTGCTCTCGACCTATCTTGATGACCATCGCCTTCTGGATATTTGGGTGCAGCACCTCGGGCGTCGGCGCAGAGCGAAAGAGGCGCGCGGATGA
- a CDS encoding glycosyltransferase family 4 protein has product MQLAFILYKYFPFGGLQRDFMRIALECQRRGHAVRVYAMIWEGDVPDGFEVLIAPVKALFNHTRNERFTAWVEADLARRPVDRVIGFNKMPGLDVYYAADPCFEDKAQTLRNPIYRRWGRYKHFAEYERAVFAPEAKTEILMISEVQQPLFVKHYGTPAERFHLLPPGIAQDRRAPANAAQIRAEFREEFEVRPDELLLVQIGSGFKTKGLDRSLKALAALPHELSQRTRLLVIGQDDPKPFKLQAKALGVSGMVAFLKGRSDIPRFLLGADLLIHPAYNENTGTVLLEALVAGLPVLVTDVCGYAHYIVDADCGRVVPSPFEQGVLDRLLAQMLADDQQRAAWSRNALAYGETADLYSMPQKAADVILGEQA; this is encoded by the coding sequence ATGCAACTGGCATTCATCCTCTACAAGTACTTTCCCTTCGGCGGGCTGCAGCGTGACTTCATGCGCATTGCCCTCGAATGCCAGCGGCGCGGTCATGCGGTCCGCGTCTACGCGATGATCTGGGAAGGCGACGTGCCGGACGGCTTCGAGGTGCTGATCGCCCCGGTCAAGGCGCTGTTCAACCACACCCGCAACGAGCGTTTCACTGCCTGGGTCGAGGCCGATCTGGCGCGGCGGCCGGTGGACCGGGTGATCGGCTTCAACAAGATGCCTGGGCTGGACGTGTATTACGCCGCTGACCCCTGCTTCGAGGACAAGGCGCAGACCCTGCGAAATCCGATCTACCGCCGCTGGGGTCGCTACAAGCACTTCGCTGAGTACGAGCGCGCGGTGTTTGCGCCCGAGGCGAAGACCGAAATCCTGATGATCTCCGAGGTGCAGCAGCCGCTGTTCGTCAAGCACTACGGCACGCCCGCCGAACGCTTTCACCTGTTGCCGCCGGGCATCGCCCAGGATCGCCGCGCGCCGGCCAATGCCGCGCAAATCCGTGCCGAGTTTCGCGAGGAATTCGAGGTGCGGCCCGACGAGCTGCTGCTGGTACAGATCGGTTCCGGTTTCAAGACCAAGGGTCTGGACCGCAGCCTCAAGGCGCTTGCCGCATTGCCGCACGAACTGAGTCAGCGCACCCGGCTGCTGGTGATCGGCCAGGACGATCCCAAGCCGTTCAAGCTGCAGGCCAAGGCGCTGGGCGTCTCGGGTATGGTCGCATTCCTCAAGGGACGCAGCGATATTCCGCGTTTCCTGCTGGGTGCCGATCTGCTGATCCATCCGGCGTATAACGAAAACACCGGCACTGTGCTGCTAGAGGCGCTGGTCGCCGGGCTGCCGGTGCTGGTTACCGATGTATGTGGGTACGCACATTACATCGTTGATGCCGATTGCGGGCGCGTGGTGCCTAGCCCGTTCGAGCAGGGTGTTCTCGATCGGCTGTTGGCGCAGATGCTGGCTGACGATCAGCAGCGCGCGGCCTGGAGCCGCAACGCGCTGGCCTATGGCGAAACAGCTGACCTTTATTCCATGCCGCAAAAAGCCGCCGACGTGATCCTTGGAGAGCAGGCATGA